The following coding sequences lie in one Arachis ipaensis cultivar K30076 chromosome B03, Araip1.1, whole genome shotgun sequence genomic window:
- the LOC110269766 gene encoding uncharacterized protein LOC110269766, whose amino-acid sequence MSTSNPAQGTYEEAASVDHIRALIADARGDVPERVSVVERIRQEWWAAKNPDEVARLISNTRRRGAADEMILDRDWSKVAVWRSRQTALRQLCKELSRPAPYY is encoded by the exons ATGTCTACCAGCAACCCggctcaaggaacttatgaagaGGCAGCATCCGTGGATCACATCCGTGCTCTAATCGCTGACGCACGAGGCGACGTGCCGGAACGCGTCTCCGTTGTGGAGCGAATAAGGCAGGAATGGTGGGCAGCAAAAAATCCCGACGAGGTCGCTAGGCTCATAAGCAACACACGAAGAAGGGGAGCAG CCGACGAGATGATTCTGGATCGTGACTGGAGCAAGGTCGCTGTTTGGAGGAGCCGCCAAACAGCTCTCCGCCAACTATGCAAAGAGCTCTCTCGACCGGCACCTTATTACTAG